One genomic window of Paeniglutamicibacter sp. Y32M11 includes the following:
- a CDS encoding TIGR01906 family membrane protein encodes MAEQDKLQTGKAESSTPAADGAHAEAKPVEERGTLSAAAAAAAAKIEASMVVARAQAAAAKEAAAEDAAKAAADKDHKEAGAKAAAATAATDKEAAAKAAAGKEDAAKAATAKGSAATVAVAKATQPQTKAPVAPAATTVTSAATPAPKTPAAPSSAPGASATPVAKVDSPAAQPAAAPKVVPAKPVEKPQAKEVKEPEEIEDIIAKIPVEPPPATTKVAVTEKPRAAHSSAPAEQSTDATTILPRPTSAEPKVKAAEQTASAVAEARSRVFGAYTPVPEPTPAARERRSRREAALEAKPPLARTLQVLLAICYPFLLLIVVIRLIASPIFLWIAYQRPGFPADSFGFSTADRLNYGSFGVDFLNNVADNRFLGELRDINGNPLFLATEVQHMADVKHVMSLTYLAGAILGFIVLFALIYLGKRYAGGTRRGLFAGSIATIVLLAALVTVAVMGWETFFTSFHKIFFANGTWTFNYSDTLIRLYPPQFWVDAAMGIAGLVLITSIITLIATWPTAKRRELARLRQEKRVFGL; translated from the coding sequence ATGGCTGAGCAGGACAAACTGCAGACCGGCAAAGCGGAATCGAGCACGCCCGCCGCGGACGGTGCCCACGCCGAGGCCAAACCGGTAGAGGAGCGCGGCACGCTCAGTGCTGCCGCTGCCGCAGCCGCTGCCAAGATCGAGGCCTCCATGGTGGTAGCGCGTGCCCAGGCCGCCGCCGCCAAGGAAGCCGCTGCAGAGGATGCCGCTAAAGCCGCTGCCGACAAGGACCACAAGGAAGCTGGCGCTAAAGCCGCCGCTGCCACGGCCGCCACCGATAAGGAAGCTGCCGCAAAGGCCGCGGCTGGCAAGGAGGACGCTGCAAAAGCCGCAACCGCCAAGGGCTCCGCAGCTACAGTTGCCGTCGCCAAGGCGACACAGCCTCAGACAAAAGCACCCGTGGCCCCCGCAGCCACGACCGTTACGTCAGCGGCCACCCCGGCTCCGAAGACTCCTGCAGCACCCAGCAGTGCGCCCGGGGCATCCGCGACTCCTGTGGCCAAGGTAGACTCGCCGGCCGCGCAACCGGCAGCCGCGCCCAAGGTCGTTCCCGCTAAGCCCGTGGAAAAGCCCCAGGCCAAGGAAGTCAAGGAACCGGAGGAGATCGAAGACATCATCGCCAAGATCCCCGTTGAGCCGCCGCCCGCCACGACCAAGGTGGCCGTCACCGAGAAGCCGCGCGCCGCACACTCAAGTGCTCCGGCCGAGCAAAGTACCGACGCCACCACGATTTTGCCGCGGCCAACCTCGGCCGAGCCCAAGGTTAAAGCCGCCGAGCAGACCGCCTCGGCCGTTGCCGAGGCCCGTAGCCGCGTCTTTGGTGCCTACACCCCGGTCCCCGAACCCACACCCGCAGCCCGTGAACGCCGTAGTCGCCGCGAGGCAGCCCTAGAGGCCAAGCCACCGTTGGCACGTACCCTGCAGGTGCTGCTGGCTATTTGTTACCCATTCCTGCTGCTCATCGTGGTCATTCGGCTCATCGCCAGCCCGATCTTCCTCTGGATCGCATACCAGCGCCCGGGATTCCCGGCCGATAGCTTCGGATTCAGCACCGCGGACCGACTGAATTACGGATCCTTTGGCGTGGACTTCCTGAACAACGTCGCGGATAACCGCTTCTTGGGCGAGTTGCGGGATATCAACGGAAACCCCTTGTTCCTGGCCACCGAGGTTCAGCACATGGCCGATGTTAAGCATGTGATGTCGTTGACTTATCTTGCCGGTGCGATTCTGGGCTTCATCGTGCTCTTCGCCCTGATCTACCTGGGCAAGCGCTACGCGGGAGGGACGCGCCGCGGACTCTTCGCCGGATCCATCGCCACAATTGTGCTGCTGGCCGCGCTGGTGACCGTCGCGGTGATGGGTTGGGAAACGTTCTTCACCAGCTTCCACAAGATCTTCTTCGCCAATGGCACCTGGACCTTCAACTACTCCGACACCCTGATCCGGCTCTACCCGCCGCAGTTCTGGGTGGATGCCGCCATGGGCATCGCAGGGCTGGTGCTCATTACCTCGATCATCACGCTCATCGCCACGTGGCCCACCGCCAAGCGTCGCGAGCTGGCACGCCTGCGCCAAGAAAAGCGGGTCTTCGGGCTCTAA
- a CDS encoding dolichyl-phosphate-mannose--protein mannosyltransferase, with amino-acid sequence MTTASTQTRRRWVLAPADAFGLAVLRDRLLGPVYRAGMLGWIVPLAMMLLGAVLRFSNLAHPHLLIFDETYYVKDAYTMMQAGYELEWGDDPNDSFIAGQPAPSTAASFVVHPPLGKWLIAGGMWLFGTDNGLGWRFSSALFGTLAVLLCALVAQRLFSSVVLGGIAGLLAAVDGHQIVTSRTGLLDIFLMFFILAAFYALLIDRSHGREKLASILATADGSRPADRLLAYGPWLWWRPWRLVAGIMLGCAAGVKWSALSFIAVFGLMTVLWDLSARRRVGIRHWMLGGLLRDGIPAFLLIIPTAALVYVATWSGWLFSSGGRYRQWGAQNPSETWGWVPDVWRSFGEYHRAAYAFHQGLSSPHSWESSPWSWLFAGRPVLFFYESRSNGEYGCTTADCVQAITDLPNPIMWWAATLSLLLVLFYWIGARDWRAGAILSALAAGFLPWFAYPDRTMFFFYTLPFAPFMVLALCYVIARFLPSAEQSLWQRRRALWGIGIFLALVVALSAFFLPVWTGDMITYNSWRNHIWMPSWG; translated from the coding sequence GTGACTACAGCCTCCACGCAGACCCGGCGCCGCTGGGTACTAGCTCCCGCCGACGCCTTTGGTCTAGCAGTGCTCAGGGATCGATTGTTGGGCCCCGTGTACCGCGCAGGGATGCTGGGCTGGATCGTTCCGCTGGCCATGATGTTGCTCGGTGCGGTGCTGCGCTTTTCGAATCTGGCCCACCCGCACCTGTTGATTTTTGACGAGACGTACTACGTCAAGGATGCCTACACCATGATGCAGGCGGGCTACGAGCTGGAGTGGGGAGATGACCCCAACGACTCCTTTATCGCCGGGCAACCCGCCCCCTCCACCGCCGCGTCCTTTGTGGTTCATCCCCCGCTGGGCAAGTGGCTCATCGCCGGTGGCATGTGGCTCTTTGGCACCGACAATGGGCTGGGCTGGCGTTTTTCTTCGGCGCTCTTTGGCACGCTGGCGGTATTGCTTTGCGCCCTGGTCGCCCAACGCTTGTTTTCCTCGGTGGTCCTGGGCGGAATTGCGGGGTTGTTGGCCGCGGTTGATGGGCACCAGATTGTCACATCCCGGACCGGGCTGCTGGATATCTTCCTGATGTTTTTCATCCTTGCCGCGTTCTACGCCCTGCTCATTGACCGCTCCCACGGACGCGAAAAGCTCGCCAGCATCTTGGCCACCGCGGATGGTTCACGCCCGGCGGACCGGTTGTTGGCCTACGGGCCGTGGCTCTGGTGGCGGCCGTGGCGTCTGGTGGCAGGAATCATGCTGGGCTGCGCTGCCGGGGTGAAATGGTCGGCGCTGTCCTTCATTGCCGTCTTCGGACTAATGACGGTGTTGTGGGATCTTTCCGCCCGCCGCCGCGTGGGCATCCGGCATTGGATGCTCGGTGGGCTGCTGCGTGATGGAATCCCCGCATTTTTGTTGATCATCCCCACGGCCGCCCTAGTTTATGTGGCCACCTGGAGTGGCTGGCTATTCTCCAGCGGAGGTCGCTACCGCCAGTGGGGCGCGCAAAATCCCTCGGAAACGTGGGGGTGGGTGCCAGATGTGTGGCGTTCATTCGGTGAATATCATCGCGCCGCCTATGCCTTCCATCAGGGCCTCAGTTCACCGCACAGCTGGGAATCTTCGCCCTGGAGCTGGCTCTTTGCCGGACGTCCCGTGCTCTTCTTCTACGAATCGCGCTCGAACGGCGAATATGGCTGCACCACTGCCGACTGTGTTCAGGCCATCACCGATCTACCCAACCCGATCATGTGGTGGGCGGCAACGCTGAGCCTGCTGCTGGTGCTCTTCTATTGGATCGGTGCGCGGGACTGGCGTGCCGGTGCCATTCTTTCCGCGTTGGCCGCGGGTTTCCTGCCGTGGTTTGCTTACCCGGACCGCACCATGTTCTTCTTCTACACACTGCCCTTCGCCCCCTTCATGGTGCTCGCGCTCTGCTACGTCATCGCTCGCTTCCTACCCAGCGCCGAGCAATCGCTGTGGCAGCGGCGCCGGGCGTTGTGGGGCATTGGCATCTTCCTGGCCTTGGTGGTGGCACTCTCCGCGTTCTTCCTCCCGGTATGGACCGGGGACATGATCACCTACAACAGCTGGCGCAACCATATCTGGATGCCCAGCTGGGGATAA
- a CDS encoding DUF3499 domain-containing protein produces the protein MGSSRLCSRSACGQQAIATLTYVYADSTAVLGPLATFAEPHCYDLCAQHAQRLTVPLGWEVLRLALPEQGRLRNDDLYALANAVRENEELPPVVPASETPTARSAPPAIEPGDTQALTRRHLRVLREGTLEP, from the coding sequence GTGGGATCATCCAGACTTTGTTCACGTTCGGCGTGTGGCCAGCAGGCCATCGCCACCTTGACGTATGTGTACGCCGACTCGACGGCGGTGCTCGGCCCCTTGGCCACCTTCGCAGAACCGCATTGTTATGACTTGTGCGCACAGCATGCGCAACGCCTGACCGTGCCCCTGGGATGGGAAGTGTTGCGACTGGCATTGCCCGAGCAGGGTCGCCTACGCAACGACGACCTTTACGCCCTGGCCAATGCCGTCCGCGAAAACGAAGAACTGCCCCCCGTGGTTCCGGCCAGTGAAACTCCGACGGCGCGATCAGCACCTCCGGCCATCGAACCCGGTGACACCCAAGCCCTGACCCGTCGTCACCTGCGCGTGCTGCGCGAAGGAACGCTAGAGCCCTAA
- a CDS encoding DUF5719 family protein, which produces MSNDSRRARREEERRAQSAREAAGLAPGTAAPKNPEPTPVPTAAEPPVTGSTGSQDAANPDVGVTAPRSEPASERSAAKEHISKSKKQRRGIGMLGSIGVLCLGAGAITAGTLLPPGNLGAGTAVEVAATSLPAGDSLATCPATMKLFTGAGTGVDPEFEPASKDAKTSVRAAIISDAAGRIPGGELLKGDTKVDKSIAPRISAEEAETSTGSSADGSSGLRGVLGPVSSFAETLTLHAQPLGGVQTLASAVRTYSANGGDLAGLAVAGCTAPAAETWLTGAITTPGSTAVLNLVNSSASVAAVRVDLRGAEGAISAPNLTELAVAPGETKSIILAGYASNEAALSAKVTASGGRVNATIQQSTLRGLVPGGIDYLGAAATASATQVIPGVGLLDPALATDLAKPAANANAVAQVVLAATSAEGATVKVKAMGPNGEVEIPGGGEVVVASNATASLSLAGLPAGYYTILVEADSPVSASVKMVRGTKAADPIDQAWATAAQRLGSEHLLVLPTVGSARLVLNAPTGESTVNVRSMSSDGKLSAARSVELTGGKSTVLSGNDFGKGTVAVMLSATGSPAYGAAVVQEGSYGIAALPVSEAPAGREGVTVQLRD; this is translated from the coding sequence GTGAGCAACGATTCCCGCAGGGCACGGCGTGAGGAAGAACGCCGGGCGCAGTCCGCCCGTGAAGCTGCTGGATTAGCTCCCGGCACTGCAGCGCCCAAAAATCCCGAGCCGACGCCCGTGCCCACGGCAGCTGAACCCCCGGTTACGGGCAGCACCGGATCACAGGATGCCGCGAACCCCGATGTTGGCGTCACGGCACCGCGCAGCGAGCCAGCCTCGGAACGCTCCGCTGCCAAGGAACACATCTCAAAGTCCAAGAAGCAGCGGCGTGGCATAGGAATGTTGGGGTCCATCGGTGTGCTCTGCCTTGGCGCGGGAGCCATCACCGCTGGCACCCTACTTCCACCGGGAAACCTCGGCGCTGGCACCGCCGTCGAAGTAGCGGCAACCTCATTGCCTGCCGGTGACTCGCTGGCCACCTGCCCGGCAACCATGAAGCTTTTCACCGGAGCCGGCACCGGGGTCGACCCCGAGTTTGAGCCCGCCTCCAAGGATGCCAAAACGTCTGTGCGCGCAGCAATCATCTCCGATGCGGCCGGAAGGATCCCCGGTGGCGAGCTGCTCAAGGGGGATACAAAGGTCGACAAGAGTATCGCCCCACGGATCAGCGCCGAAGAAGCGGAAACCTCCACCGGATCCAGCGCCGATGGCAGCTCGGGACTCAGGGGAGTACTTGGCCCGGTGAGCTCATTCGCCGAGACCCTGACCCTGCACGCCCAGCCGCTGGGCGGAGTGCAGACACTGGCCTCGGCCGTCCGCACCTATAGTGCCAATGGCGGGGACCTAGCTGGCCTTGCCGTTGCCGGTTGCACGGCTCCCGCCGCCGAGACCTGGCTCACCGGAGCGATTACTACTCCGGGTTCAACCGCCGTGCTGAACCTGGTGAACTCCTCGGCTTCCGTCGCCGCGGTCCGCGTGGACCTGCGCGGTGCCGAGGGTGCGATTTCCGCCCCTAACCTCACCGAGTTGGCCGTGGCGCCGGGCGAAACCAAATCCATCATCTTGGCGGGCTATGCATCAAACGAAGCGGCCCTTTCGGCCAAGGTGACCGCCAGCGGTGGACGGGTGAACGCGACCATCCAGCAGAGCACACTGCGTGGGTTAGTTCCCGGCGGCATCGATTACTTAGGGGCTGCCGCCACGGCTAGCGCTACCCAAGTGATCCCCGGCGTAGGACTTCTAGACCCGGCACTGGCTACGGATCTGGCCAAACCCGCAGCGAATGCCAACGCCGTGGCACAGGTGGTGTTGGCAGCAACCTCCGCCGAGGGCGCCACCGTCAAGGTGAAGGCCATGGGGCCCAATGGGGAGGTAGAGATTCCCGGTGGCGGTGAGGTTGTTGTGGCCTCGAACGCCACCGCAAGCCTGTCCCTGGCCGGGCTACCCGCCGGGTACTACACGATCCTTGTTGAGGCCGATTCTCCGGTCAGCGCGAGCGTGAAGATGGTACGCGGTACCAAGGCAGCGGATCCCATCGACCAGGCCTGGGCCACGGCGGCACAGCGCTTGGGCAGCGAACACCTCCTGGTACTTCCCACGGTGGGCTCGGCCCGTTTGGTGCTCAACGCACCAACCGGCGAGTCCACGGTCAATGTGCGCTCGATGAGTAGCGACGGGAAGCTCTCTGCGGCACGATCCGTGGAACTGACCGGCGGTAAATCGACGGTGCTCTCCGGCAACGACTTTGGCAAGGGCACGGTGGCCGTAATGCTCTCGGCCACCGGATCACCCGCCTACGGTGCAGCAGTAGTGCAAGAGGGTTCATATGGCATTGCTGCCCTGCCGGTGAGCGAGGCTCCCGCTGGGCGCGAGGGCGTCACGGTTCAACTGCGGGACTAG
- a CDS encoding metallopeptidase family protein — protein MLGKLSIDLDTRDPRSLDSGVARGFEMRKRNRHGRGRRGPMLMAPLPGARTRAERFEDLLVESAERLADRWGDRVTRIDFRILQAPTAKVITRAEAAGIRVPWATSRSARRGEPERITLYRRPIEEASHQGIDLLPELIHFSIVEQLAELWAMDPQAVDPGYGAWGPER, from the coding sequence ATGCTCGGAAAACTGTCGATCGATTTGGATACACGCGACCCGCGATCCTTAGACAGCGGCGTGGCTCGGGGCTTTGAGATGCGCAAGCGCAACCGCCACGGCCGTGGTCGACGCGGTCCGATGCTCATGGCACCCCTGCCCGGAGCCCGTACGCGGGCCGAACGCTTCGAGGATCTCTTGGTCGAATCGGCCGAGCGTCTGGCAGACCGTTGGGGGGATCGCGTGACCCGGATCGATTTCCGGATCTTGCAGGCACCCACCGCCAAGGTCATCACCCGTGCAGAGGCAGCTGGCATACGTGTGCCGTGGGCCACCAGCAGGTCAGCACGTCGGGGCGAGCCAGAACGCATTACGCTCTATCGCCGCCCCATTGAGGAGGCCAGCCATCAGGGCATCGACCTGCTACCCGAATTGATCCACTTTTCTATCGTGGAGCAACTGGCCGAGCTTTGGGCCATGGATCCGCAGGCGGTTGACCCCGGCTATGGCGCCTGGGGCCCGGAACGCTAG
- a CDS encoding DUF3488 and transglutaminase-like domain-containing protein: MSADTLQRTESPAPTPPSRARRRSGSARAHLAAGLATVAAVLAATASIHGVISDWGWMLQVAVVVLGIVLSTTVVRYLSPARYLPTAAGILTAVLMLTLLFFANTAALGFIPTGSTLRALLRVWAQANAEMGSQVPPVATTGVITFSVCLWAAVITLAVDTLAFAIRAPALAGIPLAMLVAIASLFEPHGAGIGPVALTILGFLLILAAERSLATSTRAGGPSALEIANPTEPSARFSAGARRGGVLIQGGVILAGSMVALLVLPILIPGFSKGMLSEGTRPSWGQQATNIDPLISLGNDLRSRSSGTVLHYFTDSTEPVYLRTSVIGNLTAQRWEPDAAAYRVPATESLMTLTFPGAFEASEPTFTRVITDSYRGVWMPLPANAITLNGLDESWRWSAENGTLRAAENYTPAAADITVMSVNPKITARGLSELSGSFPDGYFSEVDGQYLDLPADAPASLASATAEAVKDADQDAYSQSVAIQDYLRSRAFSYSEQTPVRDGYDGSGMEVIDAFLREKSGYCVHFASTMALMARELGIPSRLVTGYAPGTATGEVVSGQNQSELAEFTVSSRNAHAWPELYLPGAGWVAFEPTPGRGAPPDYAPAPTVPTASTGEDPELSTSRGAAASSTPSSSSSGAALGAPGTGEDSSPVSAAPLLILLALVVLGALPWALRRIQRANRLTRVRRTGEAVLSYGKESGAAAAWAELVALGLDHSLPMRQDEAVGHYARRLAQLIPAHTGELEFLASAYERLRYAPVGAPGPTEDELLSALGTLEHALAARGDLGQRLRRALWPASLFAPRPLEPARYASRS, from the coding sequence ATGAGTGCCGATACCCTCCAGCGGACCGAATCCCCCGCCCCGACCCCACCATCCAGGGCACGAAGGCGCAGCGGATCTGCCCGCGCACACCTCGCTGCCGGATTGGCCACGGTGGCTGCCGTGCTCGCAGCCACCGCCTCGATCCACGGTGTGATCAGCGATTGGGGATGGATGCTCCAAGTGGCTGTGGTGGTGCTCGGCATCGTGCTGAGCACCACCGTGGTGCGTTACCTGAGTCCCGCGCGTTACCTGCCCACCGCGGCCGGGATACTCACGGCGGTGCTGATGCTGACGCTGCTATTTTTCGCCAATACCGCCGCCCTAGGGTTCATCCCCACCGGATCCACCCTCCGGGCTCTGCTGCGGGTGTGGGCGCAGGCCAATGCGGAAATGGGTTCCCAGGTACCCCCGGTGGCCACCACCGGGGTCATCACCTTCTCCGTGTGTCTCTGGGCGGCGGTGATCACCCTCGCCGTCGATACCCTGGCCTTCGCCATTCGTGCCCCGGCGCTGGCCGGTATCCCGCTGGCCATGTTGGTAGCGATCGCCTCGCTCTTCGAACCGCACGGTGCGGGCATCGGGCCCGTCGCCCTGACCATCCTGGGTTTCCTGCTGATCCTCGCCGCGGAGCGCAGTTTAGCCACGTCCACTCGTGCCGGAGGGCCAAGCGCCCTGGAAATAGCCAACCCGACGGAGCCGAGCGCGCGGTTCTCCGCCGGGGCCCGACGCGGTGGTGTCCTCATCCAGGGAGGTGTCATCCTTGCCGGTTCCATGGTGGCCCTGCTGGTGCTCCCGATCCTCATCCCCGGATTCTCCAAGGGCATGCTCTCCGAGGGCACCCGGCCCTCCTGGGGTCAGCAGGCGACCAACATCGACCCGTTGATTTCCCTGGGCAATGACCTGCGCAGCCGCTCCAGCGGCACGGTTTTGCACTACTTCACCGATTCCACCGAACCGGTCTACCTGCGCACCTCGGTCATTGGGAATCTCACCGCACAACGCTGGGAACCCGATGCGGCGGCCTACCGGGTGCCGGCCACCGAATCCCTGATGACCCTCACCTTCCCCGGTGCCTTCGAGGCCAGCGAGCCGACCTTTACCCGGGTGATCACCGACAGCTATCGGGGAGTCTGGATGCCGCTTCCAGCAAACGCCATCACGCTGAACGGGCTGGATGAGAGCTGGCGTTGGAGCGCGGAGAACGGGACGCTGCGCGCCGCCGAAAATTACACGCCGGCGGCCGCCGACATTACCGTGATGAGTGTGAATCCGAAGATCACTGCGCGCGGGCTGAGCGAGTTATCCGGCTCCTTCCCGGACGGTTACTTCTCCGAGGTCGACGGGCAATATCTCGATCTACCGGCGGATGCTCCAGCGTCGTTGGCATCGGCCACCGCGGAGGCGGTTAAGGACGCGGATCAAGATGCTTATAGCCAGTCCGTCGCGATTCAGGATTACCTGCGTTCGCGTGCCTTTAGCTATTCGGAACAAACTCCGGTGCGCGACGGTTACGACGGCAGTGGGATGGAGGTGATCGACGCGTTCCTGCGGGAAAAATCCGGATACTGTGTGCACTTCGCCTCCACCATGGCGCTGATGGCCCGCGAATTGGGGATCCCCAGCCGCTTGGTCACCGGATACGCGCCGGGCACCGCCACCGGAGAGGTCGTCTCCGGGCAGAACCAGTCGGAATTGGCCGAATTCACCGTCAGCTCCCGCAATGCCCACGCCTGGCCCGAGCTATATCTGCCCGGTGCCGGGTGGGTGGCCTTTGAGCCGACACCGGGGCGCGGGGCTCCGCCAGATTATGCTCCTGCACCAACCGTCCCGACCGCCAGCACCGGGGAAGATCCGGAGCTGTCCACCTCACGCGGGGCAGCAGCATCATCAACGCCGTCCTCCAGCTCTTCCGGCGCGGCGCTGGGTGCCCCGGGAACCGGTGAAGACTCGAGCCCGGTCTCCGCAGCACCACTACTGATCCTGCTTGCCCTGGTAGTGCTCGGCGCGCTGCCCTGGGCACTGCGCCGGATCCAGCGGGCCAACCGGCTGACCCGGGTGCGCCGTACCGGTGAGGCGGTGTTGAGTTATGGCAAGGAAAGCGGTGCGGCGGCGGCCTGGGCCGAACTGGTGGCCCTAGGCTTGGATCATTCCTTGCCGATGCGGCAGGACGAAGCCGTGGGGCACTATGCGCGCCGGCTCGCCCAGCTCATTCCCGCACACACCGGTGAGCTCGAATTCTTGGCCTCGGCCTATGAGCGCCTGCGTTATGCACCGGTGGGTGCGCCGGGGCCCACGGAGGACGAGCTGTTGAGCGCGCTCGGTACTCTCGAGCATGCCCTGGCTGCCCGCGGGGATCTGGGCCAGCGGTTACGCCGCGCCCTGTGGCCGGCGTCGCTGTTCGCCCCGCGCCCGCTAGAACCGGCCCGCTACGCCTCCCGGAGCTAA
- a CDS encoding NAD-dependent succinate-semialdehyde dehydrogenase produces the protein MTITPEREAELLASVPTGLLINGQWREASDGGTFDVLDPATGKVLATLASATSEDAMAALDAADAIQSTWALTAPRERAEILRRAFDLVTARADDFALLMSLEMGKPLAEARGEVTYGAEFLRWFSEETVRDYGRYLTTPEGKNKMIVHTKPVGPCLLITPWNFPLAMATRKVAPAIAAGCTMVLKPAKLTPLTSQLFASIMMEAGLPAGVLNVVSSKSASKISGPLMQDDRLRKVSFTGSTAVGKMLMKDAADKVLRTSMELGGNAPFLVFEDADLDAAVEGAMAAKMRNMGEACTAANRFLVHESVAKEFIAKFSAAMGALKTGRGTEATTNVGPIIDSGARDDIHALVSQAIEAGATVETGGAPIEGPGYFYAPTVLSNVANDAEILRQEIFGPVAPVTTFRDEAHAISLANASEYGLASYIYTRDHNRLFRVAEQIEFGLVGFNAGVISNAAAPFGGVKQSGLGREGGAEGLAEYTTTQYIGIADPYAAR, from the coding sequence ATGACCATTACCCCCGAACGCGAAGCCGAACTCCTTGCTTCCGTCCCCACCGGCCTGCTGATCAATGGGCAATGGCGTGAAGCTTCCGACGGCGGAACCTTCGACGTCCTGGACCCGGCCACCGGCAAGGTGCTAGCCACCCTAGCCTCCGCCACCTCCGAGGACGCCATGGCAGCCCTCGACGCCGCGGATGCCATCCAATCCACGTGGGCACTGACCGCACCGCGTGAACGCGCCGAGATCCTGCGCCGCGCCTTCGACCTAGTCACCGCGCGTGCCGACGACTTCGCGCTGCTGATGAGCCTAGAAATGGGCAAGCCGTTGGCCGAGGCCCGCGGCGAGGTCACCTACGGCGCCGAGTTCCTGCGCTGGTTCTCCGAGGAGACGGTGCGCGACTACGGCCGCTACCTCACCACGCCCGAGGGCAAGAACAAGATGATCGTGCACACCAAGCCCGTTGGTCCGTGCCTGCTGATCACCCCGTGGAACTTCCCGCTGGCCATGGCCACCCGCAAGGTCGCCCCGGCGATCGCCGCCGGTTGCACCATGGTGCTCAAGCCCGCCAAGCTCACCCCGCTGACCTCTCAACTCTTCGCCTCCATCATGATGGAGGCAGGCCTGCCGGCCGGCGTGCTGAACGTTGTGTCCTCCAAGAGCGCCTCGAAGATCTCCGGCCCGTTGATGCAGGACGATCGCCTGCGCAAGGTGTCCTTCACCGGTTCCACCGCCGTGGGCAAGATGCTGATGAAGGATGCAGCGGACAAGGTGCTGCGCACCTCCATGGAACTCGGCGGCAACGCACCGTTCCTGGTCTTCGAGGATGCGGACCTGGACGCCGCGGTTGAGGGCGCCATGGCGGCGAAGATGCGCAACATGGGCGAGGCCTGCACCGCGGCCAACCGCTTCTTGGTCCACGAGTCGGTGGCCAAGGAATTCATTGCCAAGTTCTCCGCCGCCATGGGCGCGCTGAAGACCGGCCGCGGTACCGAGGCCACCACCAACGTTGGCCCGATCATCGATTCCGGTGCGCGCGATGACATCCACGCGCTGGTTTCCCAGGCCATCGAGGCCGGTGCCACCGTTGAGACCGGCGGCGCCCCGATCGAGGGCCCGGGCTACTTCTACGCACCCACGGTGCTCTCGAACGTCGCCAACGACGCCGAGATCCTGCGCCAAGAAATCTTCGGTCCCGTCGCGCCGGTGACCACCTTCCGCGACGAGGCACACGCCATCTCCTTGGCTAACGCCTCCGAGTACGGTCTGGCCTCCTACATCTACACCCGCGACCACAACCGGCTCTTCCGCGTCGCGGAGCAGATCGAATTCGGCCTGGTCGGCTTCAACGCCGGCGTCATCTCCAATGCGGCGGCACCGTTCGGCGGAGTGAAGCAGTCGGGTCTGGGCCGCGAGGGCGGCGCCGAGGGCCTGGCCGAATACACCACCACCCAGTACATCGGCATCGCCGACCCGTACGCCGCTCGCTAA
- the rsmI gene encoding 16S rRNA (cytidine(1402)-2'-O)-methyltransferase, whose amino-acid sequence METQQTPGQIVLAATPIGNLSDASPRLIELMKSADIVAAEDTRRFLHLATGLGVRVPGRLISYHEHNETHRLTELLELVAGGATILVVSDAGMPAVSDPGFKLVEAAVKAGVTVTAVPGPSAVLTALALSGLPTDRFTFEGFLPRKAGERTKRLQDLATEQRTMVFFEAPHRLDAMVRALREAFGPDRKGAIARELTKMYEEVIRGSLDELLVWAEGEVRGEIAVVIAGAPAGEPARAVDHVAQVQALVTDGLRLKEAVAAVAETERLSKRELYAAVLEARA is encoded by the coding sequence GTGGAAACTCAACAAACACCGGGCCAGATCGTGTTGGCGGCAACCCCCATTGGCAACCTTTCCGACGCATCCCCTCGGTTGATCGAGTTGATGAAGAGCGCCGACATCGTCGCGGCGGAAGACACCCGCAGGTTCTTGCACCTGGCTACCGGTCTGGGCGTGCGTGTTCCAGGCCGACTGATCAGTTACCACGAACACAACGAAACGCACCGACTCACCGAATTGCTGGAACTGGTGGCCGGCGGCGCAACGATCCTGGTGGTCTCCGACGCGGGCATGCCAGCGGTCTCCGATCCCGGCTTCAAGCTGGTGGAGGCCGCCGTTAAAGCAGGCGTCACCGTCACCGCAGTTCCCGGTCCCTCCGCAGTCCTCACCGCGTTGGCACTCTCCGGGCTGCCCACCGACCGGTTCACCTTTGAGGGTTTCTTGCCGCGCAAGGCGGGGGAGCGCACCAAACGCCTCCAGGATTTGGCCACCGAGCAGCGCACCATGGTGTTCTTCGAGGCACCGCATCGCCTCGACGCCATGGTCCGCGCGCTGCGTGAGGCCTTCGGCCCGGACCGCAAGGGCGCCATCGCCCGCGAACTGACCAAAATGTATGAAGAAGTGATCCGCGGCAGCCTCGACGAGCTATTGGTCTGGGCAGAGGGTGAAGTTCGTGGCGAAATCGCCGTGGTCATCGCCGGCGCCCCGGCCGGGGAACCAGCTCGCGCGGTTGACCACGTGGCGCAGGTACAGGCCTTGGTCACCGATGGGTTGCGCCTGAAGGAAGCGGTGGCCGCGGTGGCGGAGACCGAGCGCTTATCCAAGCGTGAGCTTTACGCGGCGGTCCTTGAGGCCCGCGCCTAA